Genomic DNA from Pedosphaera parvula Ellin514:
GTTCCCTCGTTTAGAGGCGGCATAAACTCCTTGCCGAATTTGTAGAAGGGAATCGGGTTTCCCAGCAGTAGATTCGCCAGGGGCACAAGCGTTCCAACAAATACCACGATGCCAGCGCCGACGATTACCGACCAACGAAACCGAAGTACGAAATGAACGAAAGGTTGATAAATCCAAATAAGAAAGCGGTTGATGGGGTTTTTCGCTTCAGGGGCAATTCTGCCCCGGACCAGCAACACCATCAGCACCGGAGCGAGAGTCAGGGAAATAAATGAGGCGAAAAACATGGCGAAAGTTTTTGTAAACGCGAGCGGCCGGAACAATCGGCCTTCCTGACCCGTCAACGAAAATACGGGAAGAAAACTCACCGTGATTACGAGTAGGGAGAAGAAAAGCGGTCTTCCAACACTTTTCGCTGCCGCAATGATCGCTACAACGCGCTCCCGAGAATCAGGTTCACGACCGTGTTCATCGCGAAAATGCTCAAGTTGCTTATGCGCATTCTCGATCATGATAATGGCAGCATCCACCATGGCACCCACAGCGATGGCGATGCCTCCCAGGGACATGATGTTTGAAGTAAGTCCCAGGTAATACATCGGCAGAAATGAAAGAATGATGGCCACAGGGAGTGTGATAATGGCGACCAGGGCAGAGCGCACATGCCAGAGAAATACCAGGCAGACGAGCGCAACAATGATGCTTTCCTCCAATAGCTTTTCCCTGAGCGTTGCAATCGAACGATTGATAAGATCGCTGCGATCATACGTGGTGACAACTTCGACTCCCTCGGGCAGTGATGACTTGAGTTCTGCTAATTTTCTTTTTACATCCTGTATGACGGTCAAGGCGTTCTGCCCGTAGCGCATTACTACAATGCCGCCCACCACTTCACCCTGGCCATTCAATTCGGCTACTCCGCGTCTCAAATCCGGACCCAGGTGAACCTTGCCGACATTCCTAATGTAAACCGGCGTCCCCTGTGAGGTTTTTAAAGGGATATTTTCAATATCCTCAACGCTCTTGATATAGCCGCGTCCACGCACGTAATATTCCGTGGAGGCAACTTCGAAAATCTTTCCACCAACATCATTGTTCGACTTACGGATGCGGTCGATGATGTCACCGATCTGGATGCCATAAGCAACTAGCTTGTTTGGGTCCAGATCAACCTGATACTGTTTAACGAAACCTCCAACGGGCGCAATTTCTGCCACCCCTTTTACTGATTCCAAGGCGTAACGCAAATGCCAGTCCTGAAAGGAGCGCAGATCGGCCAGTGAATGTTTTCCACTTTTGTCTACCAACGCATACTCGTAAACCCAGCCCACACCCGTCGCGTCCGGACCAATCACCGGGTTCACTCCCTCGGGCAACATGCCACGGACTGCATTCAAATACTCGATGACCCGTGAGCGAGCCCAATAAATGTCGGTTCCATCCTCAAAAATCACGTAAACGAAGGACTTGCCGAACATCGATTCGCCGCGAACAAATTTGACTTTGGGAGCGGCGATGAACCGCGTGGAAATGGGATAGGTAATCTGGTCTTCCACCAGGTCGGGTGAACGTCCCTCCCAATCCGTATAGACAATCACTTGCACGTCACTCAAATCCGGTACTGCATCCAGCGGAGTCCTCAGCAAACCCCAGGTGCCTCCGGCAACGGCGATGATTGTTAAAATAATGACCAGGAATTTATTGCGCGCGCTGGCCTCGATTATCCTTTCGAGCAAACCTTCGCGTGTTCTGGATTCTTCGGGGAGAGAGCTGCTTGGTTTATGTTCCATGTGGTTGCGGGTTCAGCGATGTTTCACCACGATTTCAGCGCACCTTGCACTTTGGCTTCAGCGTCGATCAGGAAGTTTGCGCTATTTACCACTCTGTCCCCGTCCTTCAATCCGGCTTTAACCAGGTAATCGGAATTGAACTTCCCGCCCAGTTCGACCTGGCGCGGTTCCAATTTGCCCTCTCCTTTATCCACGAAGACGATGTTTCGCTGACCGGTCGGCATGATTGCGGTAACCGGAACGGTCAGCCCTTCTCCCAAGTCTACCGCGAGTTCCGCATTTACATACATGTCCGGCCTCAATTTCATCTTTGTGTTTTCAATTTGCAGCCTCACTCGTGCAGTGCGGGTCGCCTCGTTCACGAACGGATCAACCACACTGATTCTGCCGCTAAAAGTTTCGCCTGGGAGCGAGGCGCTCGTAACGGTTACGGGCTGGCCTGTTTTTAATAGGGGAATGTCATCCTGATAAAACTCTGCCCACACCCAAACACTCGAGAGGTCCGCCACGTCCACGAGA
This window encodes:
- a CDS encoding efflux RND transporter permease subunit, whose product is MEHKPSSSLPEESRTREGLLERIIEASARNKFLVIILTIIAVAGGTWGLLRTPLDAVPDLSDVQVIVYTDWEGRSPDLVEDQITYPISTRFIAAPKVKFVRGESMFGKSFVYVIFEDGTDIYWARSRVIEYLNAVRGMLPEGVNPVIGPDATGVGWVYEYALVDKSGKHSLADLRSFQDWHLRYALESVKGVAEIAPVGGFVKQYQVDLDPNKLVAYGIQIGDIIDRIRKSNNDVGGKIFEVASTEYYVRGRGYIKSVEDIENIPLKTSQGTPVYIRNVGKVHLGPDLRRGVAELNGQGEVVGGIVVMRYGQNALTVIQDVKRKLAELKSSLPEGVEVVTTYDRSDLINRSIATLREKLLEESIIVALVCLVFLWHVRSALVAIITLPVAIILSFLPMYYLGLTSNIMSLGGIAIAVGAMVDAAIIMIENAHKQLEHFRDEHGREPDSRERVVAIIAAAKSVGRPLFFSLLVITVSFLPVFSLTGQEGRLFRPLAFTKTFAMFFASFISLTLAPVLMVLLVRGRIAPEAKNPINRFLIWIYQPFVHFVLRFRWSVIVGAGIVVFVGTLVPLANLLLGNPIPFYKFGKEFMPPLNEGTILYMPTAVPGISIGEATRILQIQDRRLKEIPEVDTVFGKAGQADTPTDPAPLSMFETVITLKPASQWRAGMTWEKIVEQINQIKTPGMANIIWMPIQTRTEMLTTGFRSVLGIKVFGPDLGEIQKLGVQIERALANFPDTRSAFAERTTGGYFLDFIVNREAAARYGLTVGEVNDIIETAIGGKTITTTVEGRERYPVNVRYARDFREDLDALKRVLVPIPTTATASKEGNVKSQIISHIPISMLADISYKTGPPSIRNENGQLVGFVFVDITTDDISGYVQQASRRINEQVKFPPGFYFQWGGQFEYLQSAEKRLMIVIPFTALIIFVLIYLNTKSLVKTLIVLLAVPFSLVGAFLLVYLLGYNMSVAVWVGLIALAGLDAETGVVMLLYLDQAWEKFKATGRMKSVKDLEEAVREGAVQRIRPKVMTVCAILFGLLPIMWSPATQAGADVMKRIAAPMIGGVITSAMLELLIYPAIYVIWRSRALRKLRAG